A genome region from Pseudomonas helmanticensis includes the following:
- a CDS encoding GtrA family protein yields MTSGEKSALIQRGLRFAVTGVFVTALHALVAVLFINFISPQPPLANGVAFAVATVVSYVINTTWSFSARLRGRTLLRFLLVSVGGFLLAMFVAWAAQMAGLHYLLGIVAVALTIPAFTFVLHNFWTYR; encoded by the coding sequence GTGACCTCAGGCGAAAAATCAGCGCTGATCCAGCGCGGTTTACGCTTTGCCGTGACCGGTGTGTTTGTCACGGCTCTGCATGCGCTGGTCGCGGTGTTGTTCATCAACTTCATCAGCCCGCAGCCGCCCTTGGCCAACGGTGTTGCGTTTGCCGTGGCGACGGTTGTTTCCTACGTGATCAATACCACCTGGAGTTTTTCCGCCCGACTGCGTGGCAGAACGTTGCTGCGCTTTCTGCTGGTATCGGTGGGCGGATTCCTGTTGGCGATGTTCGTTGCCTGGGCTGCGCAGATGGCCGGGTTGCATTATTTGTTGGGAATCGTCGCGGTGGCGCTGACCATTCCGGCATTCACTTTTGTACTGCACAACTTCTGGACGTATCGATGA
- a CDS encoding class I SAM-dependent methyltransferase produces the protein MDLKETDILGDSINEHWYYCSKAAATTRLLGDAPIRRILDVGAGSGFFSHHLLTHTTAQEAWCVDISYPADSSTTTAGKPVHYRRGIENLDADLVLLMDVLEHVDDDLGLLRMYVDKVPSGSRFLMTVPAFQFLWSGHDDFLEHKRRYTLAQFETLARDAGLTVQRGAYYFGAVFPIAAALRLLPQGPQASAPRSQLKRHHPLVNGVLKTLCSLELPLMGMNRLAGLSVFVLAQKP, from the coding sequence ATGGATCTCAAGGAAACCGACATCCTCGGCGACAGCATCAACGAGCATTGGTATTACTGCTCCAAAGCGGCGGCAACCACGCGTTTGCTGGGTGATGCGCCGATCAGACGAATCCTCGACGTGGGCGCCGGTTCCGGATTTTTCTCGCATCATCTGCTGACGCATACCACCGCGCAGGAGGCATGGTGCGTCGACATCAGCTATCCCGCCGACTCGAGCACGACGACTGCCGGCAAACCGGTGCATTACCGGCGCGGGATTGAAAACCTCGACGCCGACCTGGTGTTGCTGATGGACGTGCTGGAACACGTTGACGATGACCTCGGCCTGCTCAGGATGTACGTCGATAAAGTGCCTTCCGGCAGCCGTTTTCTGATGACGGTGCCGGCCTTCCAGTTCCTCTGGAGCGGCCATGACGATTTCCTTGAACACAAGCGCCGCTACACCCTGGCGCAGTTCGAAACGCTGGCGCGCGATGCCGGCCTGACCGTGCAGCGCGGTGCCTATTATTTCGGCGCGGTGTTCCCGATTGCGGCGGCGTTACGGTTGTTACCGCAAGGCCCGCAGGCCTCAGCGCCGCGCTCACAGCTCAAGCGTCATCACCCGCTGGTAAACGGCGTACTGAAAACCCTGTGCAGCCTTGAACTGCCGCTGATGGGCATGAATCGTCTGGCCGGTTTGAGCGTTTTCGTGTTGGCGCAAAAACCGTGA